Proteins from a genomic interval of Chroococcidiopsis thermalis PCC 7203:
- a CDS encoding DHH family phosphoesterase, with translation MPLNSFKQLNSLPSTSNSESSVEEVEIDMGSAVATQEPSLAPLSGDSGTQPVGRNNNGSSTTSKVEALRQVLERHQHERHLVLLQDFPDPDALSSAWAYQLIAQQYDLQCDIVYAGTLSHQENIALVKLTGLPAQRLPVQTAKSKDLSGYKGYVLVDNQGTTSQLLSLVLEAGLPLISVIDHHSLQGELKPEFADIRPNVRATATILTQYLQTGLLVLDSSVGQHVKCATALMHGLRSDTSSLMQAQEEDFQAAGFLSRFYDYQLLKAVLQTNRSKRVMDVIERSLKNRIVQNNFSIAGVGYLRYDDRDAIPQAADFLVTEENVHTAVVYGIVHDEDEELEVVIGSLRTTKLTLDPDEFLKEAFGQDNQGRFFGGGRSGAGGFEIPMGFLSGSNEISAYAKMKWEVFDAQIKQKLQRLVNPQDSPIQTE, from the coding sequence ATGCCCTTGAACTCGTTCAAGCAGCTTAATAGTCTGCCTTCCACTTCCAATAGCGAGTCTTCTGTTGAAGAAGTTGAGATAGATATGGGATCTGCGGTCGCAACCCAAGAACCATCTCTCGCTCCCTTGTCCGGCGATTCTGGGACTCAACCAGTTGGACGCAACAACAATGGTTCTTCCACCACGTCAAAAGTGGAAGCATTGCGGCAAGTTTTAGAGCGACATCAGCACGAACGACATTTAGTCTTATTGCAAGACTTCCCCGACCCCGATGCTCTTTCGTCGGCGTGGGCGTACCAACTCATCGCGCAGCAATATGATTTGCAGTGCGACATCGTTTATGCCGGAACCTTGAGCCATCAAGAGAATATTGCTTTAGTCAAACTAACGGGACTACCAGCGCAGCGCCTACCAGTTCAAACAGCTAAAAGCAAAGACTTATCTGGTTATAAAGGTTACGTGCTAGTTGACAACCAAGGGACGACAAGTCAACTGCTCTCGCTCGTTTTAGAAGCAGGTTTGCCACTCATATCGGTCATTGACCATCACAGCCTGCAAGGAGAACTCAAGCCAGAGTTTGCCGATATTCGTCCCAACGTTCGCGCCACAGCCACGATTTTGACCCAGTACTTGCAAACAGGGTTACTGGTACTCGATAGTAGCGTCGGACAACACGTCAAATGCGCCACTGCCTTGATGCACGGCTTGCGTTCCGACACCAGCAGCTTGATGCAAGCACAAGAAGAGGATTTTCAGGCAGCAGGCTTTTTGAGTCGATTTTACGATTACCAATTGCTCAAAGCCGTATTGCAGACCAATCGCTCCAAACGGGTGATGGATGTGATCGAGCGATCGCTGAAAAATCGTATAGTTCAAAATAACTTTTCTATTGCAGGTGTGGGATACCTACGTTATGACGACCGCGATGCTATTCCTCAAGCAGCTGACTTTTTAGTGACAGAAGAAAACGTCCACACGGCTGTCGTTTATGGTATCGTTCACGACGAAGATGAAGAACTAGAAGTTGTCATTGGGTCGCTACGTACCACCAAACTCACCCTAGACCCCGACGAATTTCTCAAAGAAGCTTTCGGACAAGACAATCAAGGACGCTTCTTCGGCGGCGGACGTAGCGGCGCGGGTGGCTTTGAAATTCCGATGGGCTTCTTATCTGGCAGTAATGAAATTTCTGCGTACGCCAAAATGAAATGGGAAGTCTTCGACGCTCAAATCAAGCAGAAGCTTCAACGACTGGTCAACCCACAAGATAGTCCGATTCAGACTGAATAG
- the sixA gene encoding phosphohistidine phosphatase SixA produces MELYLIRHGIAEERSPDVEDEKRVLTAKGREKTQQVAKRLYELGLRFELILTSPLARARQTAEILQTCGLSSQIEESSHLSPEGDFRLWLSWLEQKQMLATDTQLALVGHEPDLGQWAEMLIWGKLKQELAFAENSPDDDSAALVLRKAGIIGINLPKVNSPVGRSQLFWLAPPKFLL; encoded by the coding sequence ATGGAATTGTATTTAATCCGTCACGGTATTGCTGAAGAAAGAAGTCCCGATGTGGAGGATGAAAAACGGGTATTGACAGCTAAAGGGCGGGAAAAAACCCAACAAGTAGCAAAACGCCTCTACGAACTCGGCTTGCGATTTGAGCTAATTTTGACCAGTCCTCTCGCTAGAGCAAGGCAAACGGCAGAAATTTTGCAAACTTGTGGATTGAGTTCTCAAATTGAAGAATCTAGCCACCTATCTCCAGAAGGAGATTTTCGTCTGTGGTTAAGCTGGCTAGAACAAAAGCAAATGCTGGCTACTGATACTCAACTAGCTTTAGTCGGTCACGAACCAGATTTGGGACAATGGGCAGAAATGCTGATTTGGGGAAAACTCAAACAAGAGTTAGCATTTGCTGAAAATTCTCCGGATGATGACTCTGCTGCCCTAGTTCTGAGAAAAGCAGGTATCATTGGTATTAACTTACCAAAAGTCAACTCTCCCGTGGGTCGAAGCCAACTGTTTTGGCTAGCTCCACCGAAGTTTCTGCTCTAG
- a CDS encoding HNH endonuclease, with the protein MAKVLVLNASYEPINITSWRRAIVLLIKGKAEQVEHNGKVIYAEFPLPTVIRLRHYVRVPYKEIPLTRRNILHRDSHSCQYCGYIGEDLTLDHVLPRSRGGMDTWENIVTACVRCNVKKGSRTPSEAHMHLRHPPRKPYSSLYFEVTKHLKSGLHDEWQKYVIGL; encoded by the coding sequence ATGGCTAAGGTATTAGTCCTGAACGCCTCTTACGAGCCGATTAACATCACGAGCTGGCGACGGGCAATTGTATTGCTAATTAAAGGCAAAGCGGAGCAAGTCGAACACAACGGCAAAGTCATTTACGCCGAGTTTCCCTTGCCGACTGTCATCCGCCTGCGTCACTACGTTCGCGTCCCTTACAAAGAAATTCCCCTTACCAGACGTAATATCCTCCATCGAGACAGTCACAGTTGTCAATACTGCGGCTACATCGGGGAGGATTTAACGTTAGATCACGTTCTACCGCGATCGCGTGGCGGGATGGATACTTGGGAAAACATCGTTACTGCGTGCGTCCGCTGCAACGTCAAGAAAGGCAGTCGCACTCCATCTGAGGCACACATGCATCTGCGCCATCCGCCGCGCAAGCCCTACAGCAGCCTCTACTTTGAAGTCACCAAGCATCTCAAGAGCGGTCTGCATGATGAGTGGCAAAAGTATGTCATCGGTCTTTAA
- the alr gene encoding alanine racemase: MLSQEQSEKTVFSNDVVGGLRQRAWVEINLGALAHNVRQLKGLLAAKTALMAVVKADAYGHGAVTVARTALSAGANWLGVATIPEGIELRQAGIDAPILILGATHTPEQLKAIAHWQLQPTLCDPKQALVFSETLAATTGGNLPVHVKLDTGMSRLGPLWEQATEFVQLVHSLPHLQIASIYSHLATAENPDRRIMQQQQQRFETAIAQVQAASMSLPLLHLANSAATLTSPDLHYDLVRVGLAMYGLYPAAHLSSSVQLKPVLQVKARITQVKTIPPNTGVSYGHHFVSDRELRLAVVGIGYADGVPRNLSNRMEALICGRRIPQIGAITMDQLMLDVTAIPDVAVGEVVTLLGQEGKEQITADDWAAVLKTISWEILCGFKHRLPRVAVNREQGAGSRE; encoded by the coding sequence ATGCTGAGTCAGGAGCAGAGTGAGAAGACGGTTTTTAGTAATGATGTCGTGGGTGGATTGCGTCAAAGAGCCTGGGTGGAAATCAATTTAGGTGCTTTAGCCCATAACGTGCGGCAACTCAAGGGCTTGCTAGCGGCTAAAACAGCGTTAATGGCAGTTGTGAAGGCAGATGCTTACGGTCATGGAGCGGTGACGGTGGCACGTACAGCTTTAAGTGCTGGAGCAAATTGGTTGGGTGTGGCAACCATACCGGAAGGAATTGAACTGCGCCAAGCAGGAATTGACGCGCCGATTTTGATTTTAGGTGCAACGCATACGCCGGAACAACTAAAGGCGATCGCCCACTGGCAACTTCAACCGACGCTGTGCGACCCCAAACAAGCTTTGGTCTTCTCTGAAACTTTGGCTGCGACTACGGGTGGTAATTTACCAGTTCATGTCAAACTCGATACGGGAATGTCTCGCCTTGGACCCCTGTGGGAACAAGCAACAGAGTTCGTGCAGCTAGTCCATTCTTTACCGCATTTGCAAATCGCTAGTATTTATTCTCACCTGGCAACGGCAGAAAACCCAGACCGCAGGATAATGCAGCAACAACAGCAGCGATTTGAAACGGCGATCGCACAGGTTCAAGCAGCTAGTATGTCTCTTCCATTGCTGCATTTAGCCAACTCAGCTGCTACTTTGACTAGCCCCGATCTACATTACGATTTGGTACGTGTGGGGTTAGCAATGTATGGACTCTACCCAGCAGCTCATCTCAGCAGTTCTGTCCAGTTGAAACCCGTACTGCAAGTCAAAGCGCGAATTACGCAGGTAAAAACAATCCCCCCCAATACAGGCGTGAGCTACGGACATCATTTTGTCAGCGATCGCGAACTCCGCTTGGCTGTGGTGGGAATTGGTTATGCTGATGGCGTACCGCGCAATCTCTCTAACCGCATGGAGGCTCTGATTTGCGGTCGGCGCATCCCCCAAATTGGTGCTATTACTATGGATCAGTTAATGCTAGATGTGACGGCAATTCCAGATGTAGCAGTTGGAGAAGTTGTCACTCTCCTCGGACAAGAAGGTAAAGAACAAATTACTGCTGATGATTGGGCAGCAGTCTTAAAAACAATTTCTTGGGAAATCCTCTGCGGCTTTAAGCACCGTCTGCCTCGGGTTGCTGTGAATAGGGAGCAGGGAGCAGGGAGCAGGGAGTAG
- a CDS encoding glycosyltransferase family 4 protein: MNNKNQKRIALISVHGDPAIEIGKEEAGGQNVYVRQVGEALGKLGWQVDMFTRKASAEQAKIVEHSENCRTIRLTAGPEEFVPRDNIFGYASEFVEAFLQYQQQTGYRYPLVHTNYWISSWVGMELKKAQSIKQVHTYHSLGAIKYKSVATVPLIASKRLEVEKRVLETAERIVATSPQEKEHMRSHVSTKGNIDIIPCGTDIHRFGAIDSKIARQQLGIPPESKVVFYVGRFDERKGIETLVRAVAQLQLRGKEDIKLIIGGGSRPGQSDGIERDRIEGIVKELGMSDFTSFPGRLGDVDLPVYYAAADVCVVPSHYEPFGLVAIEAMASGTPVVASDVGGLQFTVVPEETGLLAPPKDDAAFAVAIDRILSDTAFRNRLGSSARQRVEDMFSWEGVAKQLGELYTKLMTETSTVVPTKKKAISA, encoded by the coding sequence ATGAACAACAAAAATCAAAAGCGAATTGCCCTAATTTCAGTCCACGGCGACCCTGCGATTGAGATTGGGAAAGAAGAAGCTGGAGGGCAGAACGTTTATGTCCGCCAAGTGGGTGAAGCATTGGGTAAACTGGGATGGCAGGTTGATATGTTTACCCGCAAAGCTAGCGCCGAACAAGCAAAGATTGTCGAACATAGCGAGAATTGTCGGACAATTCGCTTAACCGCTGGTCCTGAGGAATTCGTTCCGAGGGACAATATTTTTGGTTATGCCTCGGAGTTTGTCGAAGCATTCCTCCAGTATCAACAGCAAACTGGTTATCGATATCCTCTAGTGCATACCAACTACTGGATTTCTAGCTGGGTGGGCATGGAATTGAAGAAAGCCCAATCCATCAAACAAGTCCATACATATCACTCTTTAGGCGCAATTAAATATAAGTCGGTTGCAACCGTACCACTGATTGCCTCGAAGCGGTTGGAAGTCGAAAAAAGGGTACTAGAAACAGCAGAGCGGATTGTTGCCACTAGCCCGCAAGAAAAAGAACACATGCGATCGCACGTCTCTACCAAAGGTAATATTGACATTATTCCTTGCGGTACAGATATTCATCGCTTTGGCGCGATCGACAGCAAAATTGCCAGACAACAGCTAGGAATTCCCCCAGAAAGCAAAGTTGTCTTTTATGTCGGACGATTTGACGAGCGCAAGGGAATTGAAACTTTAGTGCGAGCAGTTGCCCAGTTGCAATTGCGCGGCAAAGAAGACATCAAACTGATTATCGGTGGTGGTAGCCGCCCAGGACAAAGCGATGGCATCGAGCGCGATCGCATTGAAGGTATTGTCAAAGAATTAGGGATGAGCGATTTTACCTCCTTCCCCGGACGGCTAGGCGATGTCGATCTACCTGTTTATTACGCCGCTGCCGATGTTTGTGTCGTTCCCAGTCACTACGAACCATTTGGTCTAGTTGCCATTGAAGCAATGGCAAGCGGTACGCCAGTGGTGGCTAGCGATGTCGGCGGATTGCAATTTACTGTCGTCCCAGAAGAGACAGGCTTACTCGCTCCACCTAAAGATGATGCAGCCTTTGCTGTTGCTATTGACCGAATCTTGAGCGATACTGCCTTCCGAAATCGCCTCGGCTCATCAGCAAGACAACGGGTAGAAGATATGTTTAGTTGGGAAGGAGTCGCCAAACAACTAGGTGAGCTTTACACCAAACTGATGACAGAAACATCAACCGTCGTACCCACGAAGAAAAAAGCTATTAGCGCGTAA